TAACGAGTAACAATGCTGGTTTGTAATTACTGAGTCTCAGCCCTCTAAGGCCAATGAAAGGAGGCTATGAAATAGGTGACAGGTTCTGCTTCAGATCTTCAGTAGGAGCTTATTTGTTAGCATTACCTCCTGCTTCTGGTTTGATTTGTTAGTATGGAGTCATGGTTCTGATTTTCTGAGTGATTTCTGCATTAGTCTCCTATTATCCACATACCTCTATCATATCCTCAAAACTACTTATACCTGCTATGCCAGGACAGTTTTGACCATTGTGGAGAACTCACTCATTTCACTCTTAAGATGTTGCCTGTGTCTTTTCATCAGGAGATAAATTTGCTTACTGTATTCAGCCAAAGTAAAATGGTCATTACCATCTTCTTTTCTATTTGACCACGGTCTAGGTTCAGGCTAAAATCATGTGCAGTTGCTGTGTCATTTCCAGCCTCAAACAGGAGTAGTAGGATTCATTCTGAATTTATATTAGTCACTTTGAGTTGTAGTCCTTTGGCAGTAACTGTTACAGTTACAGATCCTCAAAATGatcattattttcttcttagGCAGGAGGGTGGTGGATGCTATTTTATttcctccagagcagcagacAATACACCACTTTAAAATCTCCTTGAACACCTCAGGAAGTATTTTTGACCTAATAAGCAGGTAGGAAGCTGCACTGgtagtatttttaaaacaaaccatGGCATTCTTTATTGGACAGACAGAAAGCACTCCATTAACTCAGAAGCTCAGGTACATATCAGCAACTGGAAGGAGTAATGCACACTTACATTCAACAGCTTTTTAGATAAACGATATTCAAGTACTACCTCTTGAAAGGAGTTTATGTATAGGGTTTGTGTGCAAGTAATCAATTTTTCATTCAGCTTTTCTATAATGGCAACAGCCCTCTTGTTAGATATGTTACCCAGTGGGTCTGTtcttaaaggaagaaagaagctGATACTGGGCCTGAGTTCCTGTTTTGGAGAGTTTTACATTATGGTTCAGTTTTGTGCCCTTTTGTTTGGCTAAAGTACAGTGGCAGCTTCGAGACAATAGGATCAACTGTAAGGTAAATGAACACaaggaaagagagggaaatacagaagggtgagctgcagggctggagccacaGGCGTTGGAGTTTATCAATGAGCTTTGTGCTTCACTTGCATAGGCTTACAGACACAAGTCAGGGTGCCTAAAGTCAGTCCTCACACAGCTAGCTGTAGTCTAGAGAAGGATGAAGTAAAATGAGACTGACCTTACTGTGACCACAGAACCAGAAACTGGCCTTGAAGGAAAGTGCAAGCTAAAGTTTCATGTGGTAGCAGTAGGTTATGTACTTAGATTCTAGAGAATGCATGAATTCTAAAGGCACTCATAACAGTACTTTGAATCAGAAGAAAATTTTCCTGAGCTGTACCTCCTTTATCTACTGATCCAACAGCTTGTTCCTTGGAAGTACCAGAGGAGAGATTGAGTGATTTTTAGGTCATGGCTGCCTCATTTTACCAGCCTTAATAATGCAGGATTGAATTCATTGGTACATCTGACAACCACTTCAGAGCAGTTCCAACAAAACTTTAGAACCTAATGCTACAAAATTAGACATGAAATTCCTCTTCGAATTCTGGCTGGTAGCACCTTGCTTTGCATCTACATTCACCAGAAGAGAAATACAGAATTAAAGTTACCTAACAGGAGATGGCAACGTTTTCAAATGTAGTATTTGTGGTCTGAAACACAGGGAAATACATTCTGGTTCAAAAGTACAACAGCATCTGCAGAACTTTGTACCTACTAATTCTAACATCTGGTAATGTCTGAAACACAGTCAACTTTCCCATAAAACTGTTTTCTTCAAAAGCTTTATCTGTCTTCCCAAAAACACAGAGGCTGCTTCATTCCCCTAACTGCTTCTTCTCTTGTCCTTGACCTATTTAATCAGTCATTATGGTTTTGAACCTGCTCAGGAGCTTGATGAGATGAAATTCTGAAGACATGTATATGAAGATGAGCGGCAATCTGTAGGCACACACCACTGGCATATCTCAGCATATCAAACAAGGATATGAActtcaaaagaacaaaacagaacaggttaaaaaaaatccattttttaaaattgtccCTACTATAAATATACTATACTTTAATAAGAATTGATCCAAGTGACAAGCATAACATAAATACATCATTGTAACATACAGCTACAGGGTGGTCTAGtttagaattaaaaataaaaccatcacAAAACCCTAACATCCTAACAGCACTAAACGCTTACAAGATCTGTTAAAAACCATTTGTCTGCAGTTCACAGAAtgactttaaaaatccacatagACTAAAGCATAATTTCAGGAGAGATTTATAAATTTACTTTCATTTCTTTGTTCCAAGTAAAGCAAGCCAGTCAGCTCCCAAAAACATATTTACTTGGTACCCAGCACTCCCTCTGCAGTGACAGTAGAAATGTGAGCAAGTCAGAAATGGCAGAGCAGAATGACAGGGACAATTCTCAATGAATTCCTTAAAGCATGGTCCAGACAAAGAGTATAAAACACTTACCAATGCTATCCACAGGACAATATATTCATCAATGAAACTGTTGAAGTACTGGTCCAAAAACAGAAGTCCTGGCCCGATAAATGCAGAGTCCTGAAGACAAATTTCACTTTTTGTCATGTGAGCCACctatgtttgaaaaaaaaaaaaataaattaaaaagtgcATCCATTCTTGCCCAGCAATGTCCTCTTGGAAGTTACATCTATACCCATATACCCATGCATTTCTAGCTATCTGCAGGGGCTACCTCCACTCTCTAGTTTTTCAGCACTGTATTCAAACTGTAAGAATATGCAAGTGTATTACTGAAAACAAATACTAtgaataggttttttttttaattttggcttTCCCAAAAGTTAACTAGGAAACAGACCTTTTCTCAGGTGGCAACACTTGTTCTCACTGTTTAGTAAGAAAGTCTGTAGAATACCTATTTTCTAGTGTTTGAAAAATGTCATCcttggagaaaaaataaaagcatctgGCTGGATTACTGATGTTGGTAAATTTGTAGTAAGGCAACTTTTTAAAATCCATTGAGGAGTGTTTTATGTACAAAAAAGACAAAGACTGGAAAGACAGAATAGAGACAGAAAAGTTTCTCTCTTCATTTTAATGATCACAGTAAATTCTTATTTCAGATAATTAAAGGAGAAGCCACAGCACTGTAAGTAAGGCTTAAGAGACCACAGTTAGGATGTTAACAACAGACAGTAAGTGCATTTCTAGGAATAAGTTAAACAAAACTGAAAGTCCTAACCAGTCCATTCAACAGCAAATACGTGTTTTCATCAGTGTCACATATAAACTCTCGGTAGAACCCTGAGTCTAGTTCAGTGTCTTGATCACAATGAATCTGGTAATACAGGAGCACAGCAAAATGGGAAAACTGTTCCCCCTGATCCAGTAAGTGTTTAGCCAAGAACCAGATTAGTTTAGCAGGTTTAGGACTGACTTACCACCAACTTCTGTGAGATTTTGGCATTCACAAGCCCAAATGTCAAGACATACAGGCAAGAATGTTTTTCAAACAGCTGAGTTGTAGACTTTTTATAAATTGTAATGGCCAGTGTGATAAGCAGTCCAATGTGCAGGGCTGGTGAAAGAACACTTGTTCCCTAAGATATAAAGGGAtggaaaatttgttttaaacttCAGTCACGTGATAAAGTCGAAGTCTTATACATATTTCAAATCCCATTAAACAAAACCAGAGTTGTCAAAACTTGTCAAAATCCATTAGTATTATGTCACTGCTCTTAGCACCCTTTGCAGTACCCTTTGACCACTAATCAATTTTTTAGGAAAATTCACTGCTGGTTCCCATGACAGAAGAAACCCAGTAACAGGCAGAGAGGAGGTAGATAATGAACTTTGCTTTAGCCATCTAACACTCACATGCCTGTCTGCTTAAAAgcttaaacaaataaaaccctTAGGGATCATCTGAAACGTAATAAATTACGGGCATAAATTATTCAAACCTCAATTGAATTTTTAGAGCAACTTACTGCTATTGTAGATCCATTCTTTCCAACCCCTCCACCAAAGATGACACGGAAGTAATTGAAAAAAGAAAGTGCTGTTCCACATAGGATGCCAATAACTGCAAAGAACTTCAGTTCAAAGCCCAGCAAAGGGACCTAAGCAGaacacaaaagaaacaaaaccaaaacaaaaaaagaacaaacaaagcACAACAAAACAAGAGAAAGATATTAAAAGTTAAGCACACAACACCTTTTTTAAGAAGTGATTAAAGCAGCCATTCTTACCTACTAAACAAATGTTTTATTTGAACCCTCACTTTCCTGGGAACAAGCTCAGAACAACAGTGtttaaaatttgtttccttACTAAGAAAACAAGAACTATCTTTTGTAATGCTTAAACTTCACTACTGAGTACTTAAATTCTGTTCTTGAAATTCAGTTAGATCTTAGTCTGCTCCTCCTTAATATGTTCTTCAAATATTTTCACCACACAAGCAAAAATATGACAGACTACTGCCATCAATCACCatgatatgggagcaggaagagGGGTAGAGTTCCTTCTGTTCCACTGGATAAAACAACACTGATccacaggaaaaacaaacaccatcTGCCTGCTGTGTGTTTTGTCATATTATTTGTATGCTGTATCTTTGCATATTATGGGACTATCATTAAAAGTCTCCAGATAcaaattttaattaaacagttaCCTTCTGGAATCAATTGCAGTGTCAAGGAAACTTCCAAAGGCAGCAgaggattttaaaaagaagtaatAAATGCAACTGTTTACTACATTTTTTGAATATATAGTTTTTTGTGATACAGCATAACTACAACAGATTCTAATagtgaggaaaaaattaatcatAATTTAAGTTTAATGCACCTACTTTGTTTTCCAACATGAAGACAGGCtttttgaaaatagaaaaaaatgggctgggaaaaggaaacaaagttCAGCTAAACATTCCTCCATTGCTGACTAAACTTTTGAACTAGTTTTCATTTCTACTGATTATCAATAGTATGGAAAAGTAAGCCTCAGCTCTTTGCACTATAACCAATCAGAACTATAAATTTCTGAGTAAAAGCCCTAGAAACCTGAAGATCTTTTGATACTGTCCACTAAAGTGCATCTTTAAAGATCAGAATAAAAGCTACAGATATGGAAATGTTTTGGGACAGAAAACaatgttttaaatataaatatttacatttacacATCTGTGACATAATTCTTAAAAATCAGTATGGATAACTTAACCAAACTTAACCAAAACCCCCTGGCTTCATCCCACAGTTTCATTAAATTGAAGCATTTAATCCTTAAATTTTAAGATAAATTGTTTAACTGAAATGTATGCCTTAcaataaaatatacaaaatatatgaaaccagaaaaaaaacctatttGCTAAAGCTTAACTATGTGTGGAGTACTAGTTCCAGATCAGAAGTTTATATATGGCAGATGGGgtcttttttcctctgtgtagCTAGAAATCTGTGCACAGGGAGTCACACCAATAGATCTAAGTTAACTATGGCATTAAAATAAACTACACTTACACAATAAGCTGAAACAACATTACACAACTGGTAGGTGTTGATAGTACTTGCACAGAGCAGCTTCAAATATCACAGGAACTGTGGGCACTTGAGAAGATACTCAACAGGAACTCTGAGCACTTAACACACTCACCTTATAGTCCCATAATCCTGTTCCTCCATAGGCAGTTATCAAGAGCAGCATTGTTATGGTGATCTGAACTTCAGTTACATCAATTCTGTGAAAGGAGACAAAAAAGAGATTTAGTTCAAGGACTTTTTGCTGTAAGTGTGAAGTGTGTGTGGAGGGAGGGGGGAATAAAACCCCCAGTA
This Agelaius phoeniceus isolate bAgePho1 chromosome 5, bAgePho1.hap1, whole genome shotgun sequence DNA region includes the following protein-coding sequences:
- the CHPT1 gene encoding cholinephosphotransferase 1 isoform X1; translation: MRPGGVGMAVSWALPAPLSPAQLKRLEQHRYSAAGRSLLEPWLQPYWGWLVEQVPRGLAPNAITLGGLLLNCLTALPLIACCPSATEQAPFWAYILGALGLFIYQSLDAIDGKQARRTNSSSPLGELFDHGCDSISTVFVVLGSCIAIRLGSNPDWLFFCCFVGLFMFYSAHWQTYVSGILRFGKIDVTEVQITITMLLLITAYGGTGLWDYKVPLLGFELKFFAVIGILCGTALSFFNYFRVIFGGGVGKNGSTIAGTSVLSPALHIGLLITLAITIYKKSTTQLFEKHSCLYVLTFGLVNAKISQKLVVAHMTKSEICLQDSAFIGPGLLFLDQYFNSFIDEYIVLWIALFISLFDMLRYASGVCLQIAAHLHIHVFRISSHQAPEQVQVASPLSHQNNMD